The following DNA comes from Candidatus Woesearchaeota archaeon.
ATCAAGATCAGAAAAACAGTTGCCGGCAACACAGTCGGAATCAAAACTTCCCAGGTGAATCTGAAAATCACAAAAGAAGGAAATGAAAAGTTTGCTGAAGAGAAGAAAGAAGGCGAAGAAGCGGCAAAGGAAGAAAAACCGGCTGAGGTAAAGAAAGAAGAAGAAAAGCCTGCTGATGTAAAAGAAAAGAAAGTTGAACATAAAGAAGAAAAAACTGAAGAAAAGAAATAAAAACTTAACATGCCAAGGAAGAAACCGGAAGAATCTGAAAAAACTGAAGAAAAAGGGGAAATTAAAATAAAAGAGCAGAAAGAATCAAAAGAAGAAAAAGTGCAGCCGGAAATAAATATAGGCATGGTCGGGCATGTTGACCACGGCAAAACAACTTTAACAATGGCCCTGACAGGCAAATGGACTGACACTCATTCTGAGGAGATCAAAAAAGGGATAACTATAAGATTAGGCTATGCTGATGCATCATTCTATAAATGCGATAATTGCGAAGGAACAGATGCTTACACAACGCAGCCAGCCTGCAAGAAATGCAATGGCAAGGCAGAGTTTTTGAGAAAGGTCAGCTTTGTTGATGCCCCTGGCCATGAATCCTTGATGGCAACAATGCTTTCCGGAGCAACAATTATGGACGGCGCTTTGCTGCTTGTTGCTGCGAATGAGGAATGCCCGCAGCCGCAGACAAGAGAGCATTTGATGGCGCTGGAAATTATCGGCATCAATAAGGTTGTTGTTGTGCAGAACAAGGTGGATACTGTTTCAAGGGAAGGCGCAGTCCAGAATTATGAGCAGATAAAGAAGTTTTTGGGAAATACAAAGTTCAAAGATGCGCCGATAATACCTATAAGCGCGCAGCACAGAGTCAATATCGGAGCATTAATAGATGCAATACAGAAAGTTATAACAACTCCTGCAAGAGATCCTAATAAAGAGCCCATTATGTTTGTCGCAAGGTCATTTGACATAAACAAGCCGGGCGATCTGCCTGAGAAGCTTATCGGCGGGGTTTTAGGCGGATCATTGAAGCAAGGCATGCTTAAAGTCAATGATGAAATAGAGATAAAGCCAGGTTATGAAGTGACAGAGGCAAATAAAAAAATCTGGAAGCCGTTAAAGACAAAGATAGTTGGCTTGGTGACTGGCTCTGAAAAAGTAAATGATGTAAAGCCAGGCGGCTCGATCGGGGTGCTTACTTTATTAGACCCTTCCATTATAAAAGCAGATTCCCTGGGCGGCGCAATAGTTGGCTTTCCTGGAAAGCTGCCTGATGTCTGGTATAACCTTAACTTAGAAACACATCTGCTTGAAAGGGTTGTTGGATCCAGAGAAGAATTAAATGTGGAGCCCATAAAACTGGGTGAATCATTAATGCTTAATGTAAACTCAGCAGCAACTGTCGGCATTGTCACAAAGATCGGCAAAAACAAGGCAGAGTGCAGGCTGAAGCTGCCAGTATGCGCTGAAAAAGGGTCGAGGGTTACGATCTCCAGATTGATCAAGACAAGGTTCAGGCTAATAGGATATGGGATAATAAAGGAATAACGGATTAAACCCATAGAAAGCTTTATAAATTAGTTATTTCAATACAGCTGTATTGCATATTTTATACATATATGTCGTTAAAAAGAGGTGTGAAGATGAGGATGAATAAAAAAGGCGCTTTGGAGCTTTCTATAAATGCGATTGTGATCTTGATTCTTGCAATAACAATGCTTGGCTTAGGCCTTGGATTCATGAAAAAGACATTTGGAGGCGTTACATCCCAGTTCGGAGAGGTTTCTGACCAAATAAAAAAGGAAATGATTGACAGGATTAAGGATTCCACAAGCAAGGTAATGCTGAATGTTTATGAAATTGAGATGAAACGAAGCGAGGAAAAGAGCATTTTTCTTGCGATAAAAAATGATCTGCAAGATGACACCCTTGTTGAGTTCAGCATAGCCATTAAAACCGACGACTGTAAAACGATAGCCGGAACTGCTTGTGAAGGAGATGTTACAGTATCAACCTTTTCTACTAAAAAAGTGCAGCCTGGTGAAGTTGAAGTCATCCCGATGAAGGTGAAAGTAAGTTCAGGAGCTGAGCCAACTACCTATTTGATTCCGATTGAAGTAACGCCGCCAGGGGCAGGTAGCCAGCCACAGACAGTTGACCTTTACGTAACAGTCAAATGAGGCCAAGATGAAAATCAAAAGAAGGCTAACTCAGGCAGAAGAATTCGAGATCATGAAGATCACATTTGACAAGTTTCTGTGGGTTGGCGTGATTATCATGCTGTTTGGCCTGTATCAATTATTCCAGCAGGCAGCGATCAACCCGATCTATATCATTTTAATCGGAGCAGTGATCCTTGTGATTTTCATGGCAATAATAGCCAAGGAATATGAAATCAAAAGGGTTTGATTTTTGTTTTTTAATCTTTATATGATTTTAATAAAGGGACAATAAATGAAAAAAAGTCATTATTTGTTTTTGACATCTATAATTATTCTTGTTTTTTTAATAAGCGCCTGCGGAAAAAGCAATGTTGAAAAATGCAAATCAGTTTCTGACTGCGCAGCAAAAACATGCTATGACGCAAGCTGCGTTAAGGGAAAATGCAGCTATATTGCTGAAATGAACTGCTGCGGAAACAAAATAAAGGAATCCGGGGAAAATGAATGCGGCTGCCCTGCAGATTACGGCCAGTGCTCGGCAAAATCAAAGTCAGGCATAACATATGCGTGCGATAAAAAGGATGAATGCGTTCCCCAAAAAATATCACAGACATTTTCTTCAGAAAAAGATGTTGGGAAATTCAAGCTCCAGCTGAGCACAACAATAGACAAGCCATTCGATACAAGACGCTCCGCCCTTGGATTAAGCATAATGCTTGCGCAAGCTGATGCTGGCGTGACGGATATAAAAATAAACAAAATAATGGTTGAAACATCAATGGGCAGCTCGAATATTTTATTGAGCGAAAAGCCAATTGAAAGAATGCTGTGGAAAATAAATGACGCAATAAGCGAAGTCATTGTGATTGATTATGATTTTGGCGCTGATAAGGCGGACAAGCGAATATCATTGAGAATATTTTATGAGTATAAAGAAAAAGGAGTGAGCAGCAGCGGAAGCTATGTCGAGCAGATAAAAACAGATGTAACGTTTGTAAAAGGGCCTGAAGCTTCATGCCCGGATTCCTGCGATGACGGCAACAGGTGCACAAATGATTACTGCAATGAACAAACAAATAATTTCTGCAGGCATGACATAATAGCTGACTGCAACGGCAACTGGA
Coding sequences within:
- a CDS encoding translation initiation factor IF-2 subunit gamma, whose product is MPRKKPEESEKTEEKGEIKIKEQKESKEEKVQPEINIGMVGHVDHGKTTLTMALTGKWTDTHSEEIKKGITIRLGYADASFYKCDNCEGTDAYTTQPACKKCNGKAEFLRKVSFVDAPGHESLMATMLSGATIMDGALLLVAANEECPQPQTREHLMALEIIGINKVVVVQNKVDTVSREGAVQNYEQIKKFLGNTKFKDAPIIPISAQHRVNIGALIDAIQKVITTPARDPNKEPIMFVARSFDINKPGDLPEKLIGGVLGGSLKQGMLKVNDEIEIKPGYEVTEANKKIWKPLKTKIVGLVTGSEKVNDVKPGGSIGVLTLLDPSIIKADSLGGAIVGFPGKLPDVWYNLNLETHLLERVVGSREELNVEPIKLGESLMLNVNSAATVGIVTKIGKNKAECRLKLPVCAEKGSRVTISRLIKTRFRLIGYGIIKE